Part of the Cardiobacteriaceae bacterium TAE3-ERU3 genome, AACATCGGCGTGCCATTACTCAAGCACAGTGCCGCAAGTAACGCCCGTGCACTGGCTTCTCGGGCATCATTAATAGCCGGATCATCGCTAAAACCTTCCACACCATGGTTAAAGCTGATGTTCTCATTATGGCCGTCGCGGTTGTCTTCGCCATTGGCTTCATTGTGTTTTTCGTTATAACTGACGAGATCTTGCAGGCAAAAGCCATCGTGTGCGGTAATGAAGTTGATGCTGGCATGTGCTGGGCGGTCATTGTGGTTAAAGATATCTGATGAACCGGCAATGCGCGTCGATAGGGCGCCAAGGTTGCCACTTTCATGCAGCCAGAACTGGCGCATATCATTGCGATAGCGGTCATTCCACTCACCAAAGCGGCCGGGAAATGCGCCAAGCTGATAACCACCTAGGCCAATATCCCACGGTTCGGCAATCATTTTGCATTCGCTTAAGATCGGATCTTGATAAATCGCTTGGAAAAATGCCGCTTCTTGGCTGAATGCAGGTGTACGACCAAGCACACTGCCAAGATCGAAGCGGAAGCCATCCACATGGCACTCTTCAGCCCAATAGCGCAGGCTGTCAGTAATCCAGCGCGTGGTGTGCACTTTGGCGGCATTGACGGTATTACCGCAGCCAGACCAATTCTCGTAATAACCTTCCGGTGTCAGCCAGTAATAATTGGCGTTGTCGATGCCTTTTTGGCAGAACATCGGGTCATCAATACCTTGCTCGGCGGTGTGGTTATAAACCACGTCCATAATCACTTCGATACCGGCGGCGTGTAGCGCTTTAACCGCTGCTTTGAATTCATTGATTGCCGTAACACTGTTGCCATCAGTAGCGTAGCGTGGGTCGGTCGCAAAATGCCCGAGTACGTTATAGCCCCAATAGTTCGTCAGGCCATGGGCTTGTAAATGCGCTTCATCGAGGTGGTGGGTAACGGGCAACAACTCAACCGCAGTAATGCCCAAATCTTTCAGGTATGCAATCACACTTGGGTGCGCAAGCCCGGCAAAGGTGCCGCGCTCATGCTCCGGCACGTCCGGATGGCGTGCGGTCATGCCCTTGACGCTCATCTCGTAGATAACCGTCTTGGGCCAAGGTGTACGCAAGCGCTGATCGCCTTCCCAATCAAAATCATCATTAGCGACGACGATGGATTTAACCGCTTTATCAGCGTTGTCGCGAGGATCTGCGTGGTGATACCACAGGCGCTCTTCATCGCTGCCGTAGCTTGGATGACCCACCAGCGCTTTAGCATAAGGATCACACAGCAGCTTTTGCGGATTAAAATAATGACCCTGTTCAGGATTGGTCTCACCGTGAACACGGAAGCCATAAAGCTGACCAGCTTGAACATTGGGCACGAAGCCACGCCAGATATGGTTGGCGCGCTCGGTGATTGGCAACCGGGTTTCGTTGCCATCGGCATCGAACAGGCATAGCTCAACGCCGCTGGCGTGTTCGCTGTACAGTGCGACGTTGATGCCGTCCTGCCCGTGCTGATGATCAAGGGTTACGCCAAGCGGTGCGGATAGGCCGCTGAGTACGGTGTATTCGGTCATTTATTTACCTTGAAGAAGGGTTAAATTTAGGATGGTGCTGAATGCCGCAAATTTCGCCGGCAAGAATGCGTACTTGCTTGGCAACATCCTGCTGATTGGTCTTGCTCACGTCTTGGTTATTAATGTCTGCGTCGTAATTGTGGCGCAGGATATCTTGCTTGGTGATGCGGTAGTCGTTGCGGTCAATCTTGCTTTCGATCACCGTCGCAAGTAATGCTTTGTCGCTCTCGTAGTAATTAGTGACGCTTCTCACAGAAATC contains:
- the glgX gene encoding glycogen debranching protein GlgX — encoded protein: MTEYTVLSGLSAPLGVTLDHQHGQDGINVALYSEHASGVELCLFDADGNETRLPITERANHIWRGFVPNVQAGQLYGFRVHGETNPEQGHYFNPQKLLCDPYAKALVGHPSYGSDEERLWYHHADPRDNADKAVKSIVVANDDFDWEGDQRLRTPWPKTVIYEMSVKGMTARHPDVPEHERGTFAGLAHPSVIAYLKDLGITAVELLPVTHHLDEAHLQAHGLTNYWGYNVLGHFATDPRYATDGNSVTAINEFKAAVKALHAAGIEVIMDVVYNHTAEQGIDDPMFCQKGIDNANYYWLTPEGYYENWSGCGNTVNAAKVHTTRWITDSLRYWAEECHVDGFRFDLGSVLGRTPAFSQEAAFFQAIYQDPILSECKMIAEPWDIGLGGYQLGAFPGRFGEWNDRYRNDMRQFWLHESGNLGALSTRIAGSSDIFNHNDRPAHASINFITAHDGFCLQDLVSYNEKHNEANGEDNRDGHNENISFNHGVEGFSDDPAINDAREASARALLAALCLSNGTPMLLAGDEIGHTQQGNNNTYCQDSELTWLNWNEANLERSQYVRELLAVRREIAAFSGHDDWWHAENAEWLNCNGEAMKDEDWQSADTKALQLLLDQQWLLLINGKKAPQTFQLPEGNWQPKLEYGCAVYNDSTYSTDGIGITVLKK